The following coding sequences lie in one Bacteroidota bacterium genomic window:
- the rny gene encoding ribonuclease Y: MSSFTVLLLVIDAVIALTVGVFVGRWLKGQALAQRMGESKARAERVRTEGEALKVESTAKLKELKARRRRLDQKTAEVRERQRLEQEALDAQRAQLDMRGERVGEHEAALGQATEALAALTQEAEQRRAETEDLRATVQKNAAAFGRRQQEIAAREQELDARAEKTAREEERLERLTDEYFRKLEAASGVSKREALRRLNDELVREAKLSSAALVKNVRDEAKAKAKRAAREVVLTAIQRTAAENTIENTVSVVTLQSDDMKGRIIGREGRNIRAFEAATGVEVIVDDTPEAVLLSAFDPVRREVARLSMVELLQDGRIHPGRIEEVVEQKQVELDEEIVLAGEEAALDLELPGLHPELVRLVGRMRYRASYGQNLLMHSKETARLASLMASELGLDARKARRAGLLHDIGKVVEENLEKPHALAGAELARRYGEHPDVVNAIGAHHDEIEMTTLIAPLVQAADAVSGARPGARREALENYVQRLKSLEAIADSFAGVERVYAIQAGRELRVIVTPDIVTDAVAEQLAIDIASRIERELQYPGHIRVTVIRETRAMSYAR, from the coding sequence ATGTCCTCCTTCACCGTTCTCCTCCTCGTCATCGATGCGGTCATTGCACTCACTGTCGGTGTGTTTGTGGGTCGGTGGCTCAAAGGGCAAGCACTCGCCCAGCGCATGGGGGAGTCTAAAGCACGGGCCGAACGCGTTCGCACAGAGGGAGAGGCGCTCAAAGTCGAGAGCACCGCGAAGCTTAAGGAGTTGAAGGCCCGCCGCCGCCGACTCGACCAGAAGACTGCCGAAGTCCGCGAGCGCCAGCGGCTCGAGCAGGAAGCTCTCGATGCGCAGCGGGCGCAGCTCGATATGCGAGGCGAGCGCGTCGGCGAGCACGAGGCGGCACTCGGACAGGCCACCGAGGCGCTCGCCGCGCTCACCCAGGAGGCTGAGCAGCGCCGTGCCGAGACGGAAGACCTCCGCGCGACGGTCCAGAAGAACGCTGCGGCTTTCGGGCGGCGGCAGCAGGAAATCGCTGCGCGGGAGCAGGAGCTCGATGCCCGCGCCGAGAAGACCGCCCGCGAAGAAGAGCGCCTGGAGCGGCTCACCGACGAGTACTTTCGCAAGCTCGAAGCCGCGTCCGGCGTCTCGAAGCGCGAGGCGCTGCGGCGGCTCAACGACGAGCTCGTCCGCGAGGCAAAGCTCTCCTCGGCGGCCCTTGTCAAGAACGTCCGCGACGAGGCGAAGGCGAAGGCAAAACGCGCCGCTCGCGAGGTCGTGCTCACCGCCATCCAGCGCACTGCTGCCGAGAACACGATTGAAAACACCGTCTCGGTAGTGACGCTGCAGTCGGACGACATGAAGGGGCGCATCATCGGGCGTGAGGGCCGCAATATCCGCGCGTTCGAGGCCGCGACCGGCGTCGAGGTGATCGTGGACGACACGCCAGAAGCGGTCCTGCTCTCTGCGTTCGACCCCGTCCGCCGCGAAGTCGCGCGCCTCTCGATGGTCGAGTTGCTCCAAGATGGCCGCATCCACCCCGGCCGCATCGAGGAGGTCGTCGAGCAAAAGCAAGTCGAGTTGGACGAGGAGATCGTCCTCGCAGGCGAGGAGGCCGCGCTCGACCTCGAACTGCCAGGGCTGCACCCCGAGTTGGTCCGGCTCGTTGGGCGGATGCGCTACCGGGCGTCGTACGGCCAGAACCTGCTCATGCACTCGAAGGAGACCGCGCGCCTAGCCTCGCTGATGGCGTCCGAACTCGGCCTCGATGCGCGCAAGGCGCGGCGCGCAGGGTTGCTGCACGACATCGGCAAGGTAGTCGAAGAGAATCTTGAAAAGCCACACGCCCTGGCCGGAGCCGAGCTTGCCCGGCGCTACGGCGAACACCCCGACGTGGTCAACGCCATCGGCGCGCACCACGACGAGATCGAGATGACGACGCTCATCGCGCCACTCGTGCAAGCTGCCGATGCTGTCAGCGGCGCGCGCCCCGGTGCCCGTCGCGAGGCGTTAGAGAACTACGTGCAGCGCCTCAAGAGCCTCGAAGCCATCGCCGACTCGTTCGCGGGCGTCGAGCGCGTCTACGCCATCCAGGCCGGCCGCGAGCTGCGCGTGATTGTGACGCCCGATATCGTCACCGACGCCGTCGCAGAGCAACTCGCCATCGACATCGCCTCGCGCATCGAGCGGGAGCTGCAGTACCCCGGCCACATCCGCGTGACGGTCATCCGGGAGACCCGCGCCATGTCCTACGCGCGGTAG
- a CDS encoding ADP-ribosylation/crystallin J1 — protein MTLFRPVGLKELELIAESGWRAFPPRLEWQPFFYPVLNVEYAEQIARDWNTTDDNSGHSGFVTRFDVDDAFVSRYDVQIVGSAKVHKELWVPAEELDAFNTHVLAPIEVVASYYGERFSGERDARSGLPTSLVSFPRSAEGR, from the coding sequence ATGACGCTCTTTCGCCCCGTCGGTCTCAAGGAACTCGAGTTGATCGCGGAGTCGGGCTGGCGGGCGTTTCCGCCGCGGCTGGAGTGGCAACCGTTTTTCTATCCGGTGCTCAACGTCGAGTACGCCGAGCAGATCGCGCGCGACTGGAACACGACGGACGACAACTCCGGGCACAGCGGCTTTGTGACGCGGTTCGACGTGGACGATGCGTTCGTGAGCCGCTACGACGTGCAGATCGTCGGCAGCGCAAAGGTGCACAAAGAGCTATGGGTCCCTGCGGAGGAACTTGATGCGTTCAACACGCACGTGCTCGCCCCCATCGAGGTCGTGGCGTCCTACTATGGCGAGCGCTTCTCTGGCGAACGCGACGCACGCTCTGGCTTGCCTACCTCGCTCGTCAGCTTCCCTCGGAGCGCCGAGGGCCGATAG
- the tadA gene encoding tRNA adenosine(34) deaminase TadA, with translation MPGSLNGGISLLDPHRRWMRLALREAEFAAEVGEVPVGALVVRAGQIVGRGHNHVERLGDPTAHAEMIAITAACETLGTKFLTDCTLYVTLEPCPMCAGAIVWSRLKRVVFGAMDEKAGAGGSLFNILQDERLNHRTEVIAGVEAEASADLLRRFFRARRPE, from the coding sequence ATGCCCGGAAGCCTCAACGGAGGAATCTCGTTACTCGATCCTCATCGCCGCTGGATGAGGCTTGCTCTGCGCGAGGCCGAGTTTGCGGCAGAAGTAGGCGAGGTCCCGGTCGGCGCCCTCGTCGTTCGCGCTGGGCAGATCGTGGGACGTGGCCATAACCATGTCGAGCGTCTCGGCGACCCGACAGCACACGCTGAGATGATCGCCATCACGGCGGCGTGCGAAACCTTAGGTACCAAGTTCCTCACCGACTGTACCCTTTACGTGACGCTCGAACCGTGCCCGATGTGCGCTGGGGCCATTGTCTGGAGCCGTCTCAAGCGCGTGGTGTTTGGCGCGATGGACGAGAAAGCGGGCGCAGGGGGCTCGCTGTTTAACATCCTCCAGGACGAGCGCCTCAACCATCGCACCGAGGTAATCGCTGGCGTGGAGGCTGAGGCGAGCGCCGACCTGCTTCGGCGGTTTTTCAGGGCGCGGCGCCCTGAATAG
- a CDS encoding YpdA family putative bacillithiol disulfide reductase — protein MQLPDTTAESYLLDVLIIGAGPIGLACGIEAKRRGLTARIVEKGGLVNSIIGYPTNLEFFSTPELLEIGGHPLATSNYKPHREETIDYYQSVAQQERLDVQLYERVERVDGYDGAFAVATSKGLHRASKVVVATGFFDQPNRLGVPGEDLPKVQHYFKEPYPYAGQRMAVIGAKNSAAKVALDCYRHGADVTLLVRGPAISDSVKYWIKPDLENRIKEGSIRAFFDTTVSAIETDSVHLQTPEGTITLRNDFVLAMTGYHPDFSFLETLGVALDGERRVPRYHPDTMESNRAGLYLAGTVCGGLNTSRWFIENGRIHAAQIMTHIAEELPVRT, from the coding sequence ATGCAGTTACCTGATACCACGGCTGAGTCCTACCTCCTCGATGTCCTGATTATCGGCGCAGGCCCGATCGGCCTCGCCTGTGGCATCGAGGCCAAGCGTCGCGGTCTTACCGCACGCATCGTCGAGAAGGGGGGCCTCGTCAATTCGATCATCGGCTACCCGACGAACCTGGAGTTTTTCTCGACGCCCGAATTGCTGGAGATCGGTGGGCATCCGCTCGCGACATCCAACTACAAGCCGCACCGCGAGGAGACGATCGACTACTACCAGAGTGTCGCCCAGCAAGAGCGCCTCGATGTCCAACTATACGAGCGCGTCGAGCGTGTGGATGGCTATGATGGCGCGTTCGCAGTCGCTACCAGCAAGGGCCTGCACCGTGCCAGCAAGGTTGTTGTGGCGACCGGATTCTTCGACCAGCCGAACCGGCTCGGCGTTCCAGGCGAGGACCTACCCAAGGTCCAGCACTACTTCAAGGAGCCCTACCCGTACGCTGGGCAGCGCATGGCCGTCATCGGCGCCAAGAACTCTGCTGCGAAGGTCGCACTCGACTGCTATCGCCACGGGGCCGACGTGACCCTCCTAGTTCGGGGCCCAGCGATCTCGGACTCGGTGAAATACTGGATCAAGCCTGACCTAGAGAACCGCATCAAGGAAGGGTCGATCCGTGCGTTCTTTGATACGACGGTTTCTGCCATTGAGACGGACTCGGTACATCTTCAGACACCAGAGGGCACCATTACGCTCCGCAACGACTTCGTGCTGGCGATGACCGGCTACCACCCGGACTTCAGCTTCCTCGAAACGCTCGGAGTCGCGCTCGACGGCGAGCGGCGCGTTCCACGCTACCACCCTGACACGATGGAGAGCAACAGAGCAGGCCTCTACCTTGCAGGCACCGTCTGCGGTGGCCTCAACACAAGCCGCTGGTTTATCGAGAACGGACGTATCCACGCGGCACAAATCATGACGCACATCGCCGAGGAGTTACCCGTACGGACTTGA
- a CDS encoding cell division protein ZapA, giving the protein MPDPHPADVRSIRVRVLDREYPLKVRSDKEALMRKLAEQVSGRLTRLKRQIPNQPDLTLAVLALLQLAEEMDAREGELDELQASLGAEANALADQLDAVLSKKP; this is encoded by the coding sequence ATGCCCGACCCCCATCCGGCGGACGTGCGCTCCATCCGCGTCCGTGTTCTCGACCGCGAGTACCCCCTCAAGGTGCGAAGCGACAAAGAAGCCCTGATGCGCAAGCTCGCCGAACAGGTCAGCGGGCGACTTACTCGGCTCAAGCGGCAGATCCCGAACCAGCCAGACCTTACTCTGGCTGTCCTGGCTCTGCTCCAACTTGCCGAGGAAATGGACGCACGCGAGGGCGAACTCGATGAACTGCAGGCCTCGCTCGGGGCAGAAGCCAACGCACTAGCTGACCAGTTGGACGCGGTGCTCTCAAAGAAACCCTAA
- the rplT gene encoding 50S ribosomal protein L20, producing the protein MPRARNLVASRRRRRKMLLQAKGYWGRRSNVRTVAMHSVDRAMQFAYRDRRQRKRQFRKLWITRINAAARLNGMSYSRLISGLKKANVPLNRKVLADLAVHDAEAFTSVVEQAKAAA; encoded by the coding sequence ATGCCACGCGCTCGTAACCTCGTGGCTTCCCGTCGCCGTCGCCGCAAGATGCTCTTGCAGGCGAAAGGCTACTGGGGTCGCCGTAGCAACGTTCGCACCGTTGCCATGCACTCCGTTGATAGGGCGATGCAGTTCGCCTACCGCGACCGCCGCCAACGCAAGCGGCAGTTCCGGAAGCTGTGGATCACGCGTATCAACGCGGCGGCCCGGCTGAATGGCATGAGCTACTCGCGCCTTATCAGTGGGTTGAAGAAGGCCAACGTGCCTCTCAACCGTAAAGTGCTCGCTGACCTCGCCGTCCACGACGCGGAAGCCTTTACGTCCGTCGTCGAGCAGGCCAAAGCCGCCGCCTAG
- the lhgO gene encoding L-2-hydroxyglutarate oxidase produces MYDTIVVGGGLVGLATAYHLTQTGASVVLVEKEDALTAHQSGHNSGVIHSGVYYKPGSLKATNCRAGRAALLEFCESEGVPYELCGKVIVAVTEDERSRLQAIFERGQANGVACELVGPEHLRELEPHVTGIAAIHVPDAGIADYPALGRRLAERAQERGLDLRLNHAITNIASHASGITVETTQGAITAQTLVACAGLHADRVARMAGLNPGVQIVPFRGEYLELCPDAEHLCRTLIYPVPDPAFPFLGVHFTRMIHGGVECGPNAVLALAREGYDWGTVNLGDLAETLGYGGFRRLAAKHWRMGLYEMHRSLSRGAFLKSLQRLVPEVTRADLRDGGAGVRAQAVTRDGALADDFVIHATERQVHVLNAPSPAATASLAIGARIAAQLSERLVAFD; encoded by the coding sequence ATGTATGATACCATCGTCGTCGGCGGAGGCCTGGTGGGCCTTGCCACGGCCTACCACCTCACACAGACCGGCGCGTCCGTCGTGCTCGTCGAGAAAGAGGACGCGCTCACGGCGCACCAATCGGGGCACAACTCAGGCGTGATCCACTCGGGCGTCTACTACAAGCCCGGCTCGCTCAAAGCCACCAACTGCCGGGCCGGGCGAGCTGCCCTGCTCGAATTTTGCGAATCCGAGGGCGTACCCTACGAACTGTGCGGCAAAGTCATCGTTGCCGTCACGGAAGACGAGCGGTCGCGCCTCCAGGCGATATTCGAGCGCGGCCAAGCCAACGGCGTTGCCTGCGAGCTTGTTGGCCCGGAGCATTTGCGCGAGTTGGAGCCGCACGTCACAGGCATCGCGGCGATCCATGTGCCCGACGCAGGCATCGCCGACTACCCAGCGCTGGGACGCCGCCTCGCCGAGCGTGCCCAGGAGCGCGGGCTCGATCTTCGCCTCAACCACGCCATCACGAACATCGCCTCGCACGCCAGCGGGATAACCGTAGAGACGACGCAGGGAGCGATCACAGCACAGACGCTCGTGGCCTGTGCGGGCCTCCACGCCGACCGAGTCGCCCGTATGGCAGGCCTCAACCCTGGCGTACAGATCGTGCCGTTTCGGGGCGAGTACCTCGAACTGTGTCCCGACGCAGAGCACCTCTGCAGGACACTTATCTACCCCGTGCCCGACCCCGCTTTTCCGTTCCTCGGTGTCCACTTCACCCGCATGATTCACGGCGGCGTCGAGTGCGGGCCGAACGCCGTGCTAGCGCTCGCACGTGAGGGTTATGACTGGGGTACGGTGAATCTCGGTGACCTTGCAGAGACGCTTGGCTACGGCGGCTTCCGGCGGCTTGCGGCGAAGCACTGGCGGATGGGGCTCTATGAAATGCACCGCTCGCTCAGCCGTGGCGCGTTCCTCAAGTCGCTCCAACGACTCGTCCCCGAGGTCACCCGGGCCGACCTCCGCGACGGCGGCGCTGGTGTCCGCGCCCAGGCCGTCACCCGTGACGGTGCGCTCGCCGACGACTTTGTGATTCATGCGACGGAGCGACAGGTCCACGTCCTCAACGCGCCGAGCCCGGCGGCCACGGCCTCGCTTGCCATCGGGGCACGCATCGCGGCGCAGTTGAGCGAGCGGCTTGTCGCCTTCGACTGA
- the pheT gene encoding phenylalanine--tRNA ligase subunit beta, translated as MNLSQNWLGEYVAHGLATDDLADTLTMLGLEVEEVTHVGPEVDGVVVGHVLDTRPHPDADRLTLCTVDLGALNAGSEPVQIVCGAPNVAAGQKVPVATVGTTLMLPSRKDPHTKEPVQIKKGKIRGEVSLGMICAEDELGLGDDHDGILVLDDSAEAGTPFADYLEAQGLAERDTVIEIAITPNRPDATSHLGVARDVAAVTHQHLAPPVVDEPEAGGAVAEHVGVEIEDAAACPRYAAMLIRGVTVAESPAWLKRRLEAIGERPINNVVDVTNYVLFELGQPLHAFDADLLAGNASKESSIVVRMSEPGESFTTLDDVERKLPEDTLMVCDAERSVAIAGIMGGQNSEVSDGTTNVLLESAYFDPVTIRRAAKGLGLQTNASYRFERGVDPNGAVRAAARAAALIAELAGGKIVPGIVDAYPAPIEPKKIALRPARVTQVLGVEIDTDEIVRLLTAIGIEVNDDAGTTLAAFAEGVLLGETPAAAAESADDAALRCTIPTFRPDIEREIDLIEEVARLYGYDNIPQPGRTMVPLRPQALAPSLALRHRTLQHLVGLGFREVYSNSLLPNAVAEQFAAETLVGEPWAVAATLNPQSEEMAVLRPSLLPGLLTAMAYNQNRGAGALRLAEFGHVYGRTADAARTAESPVEGYRERTNLIIGMSGRVQEAGWDQSARAVDFYDVKGVVAHVLDSLGLPLDSTSVFTEAVTTGDALLAYRLDVKLPGRGGGVVVGTIARVSDTLMEQYALQQPVFFAELDWDALVQRAAKRLGGRYEPISRFPVVERDLAVAVASGEPVGPMLQTVRKAGGKLLQDARVFDLYEGDRIEAGQKSVAFALRFGADRTLTDKQVDKQMKGILKQLTREHSATLRG; from the coding sequence ATGAACCTCTCTCAGAACTGGCTTGGCGAGTACGTCGCCCACGGCCTCGCGACGGACGACCTCGCGGACACACTCACCATGCTCGGCCTCGAAGTCGAGGAGGTCACGCACGTCGGGCCCGAGGTAGACGGCGTCGTGGTGGGGCATGTCCTTGACACGCGCCCGCATCCGGACGCGGACCGGCTCACGCTGTGCACGGTCGACCTCGGCGCGCTGAACGCAGGCAGCGAGCCGGTGCAAATCGTTTGCGGCGCGCCGAATGTGGCCGCCGGGCAGAAGGTGCCCGTCGCGACCGTCGGGACGACGCTGATGCTGCCGTCGCGCAAGGACCCGCACACGAAGGAGCCGGTCCAGATCAAAAAGGGCAAGATCCGCGGCGAGGTGTCGTTGGGGATGATCTGCGCCGAGGACGAGCTCGGCCTGGGCGACGACCATGACGGCATCCTCGTGCTCGACGACAGCGCCGAGGCCGGGACGCCGTTCGCCGACTACCTCGAAGCGCAGGGTCTCGCCGAGCGCGACACCGTCATCGAGATCGCGATCACGCCCAACCGCCCCGACGCGACGAGCCATCTCGGCGTGGCGCGCGACGTGGCAGCGGTGACGCACCAGCACCTAGCTCCGCCCGTCGTGGACGAGCCTGAGGCGGGCGGGGCCGTCGCCGAGCACGTCGGCGTCGAGATCGAGGATGCGGCGGCGTGCCCGCGCTATGCGGCGATGCTCATTCGCGGCGTCACGGTGGCTGAGTCGCCCGCGTGGCTCAAGCGCCGCCTCGAAGCCATCGGCGAGCGCCCGATCAACAACGTCGTGGACGTGACGAACTACGTCCTCTTCGAACTCGGCCAGCCGCTCCACGCCTTCGACGCCGATCTCCTCGCCGGAAACGCTAGCAAAGAGTCCAGCATCGTTGTACGGATGTCGGAGCCAGGCGAGTCGTTCACGACCCTCGACGACGTTGAGCGCAAGCTACCCGAGGACACGCTGATGGTCTGCGATGCCGAGCGCTCAGTCGCCATCGCAGGCATCATGGGCGGGCAGAACTCCGAGGTGTCGGACGGCACGACGAACGTGCTGCTGGAGAGCGCCTACTTCGACCCGGTCACGATCCGCCGCGCGGCAAAAGGCCTCGGCCTTCAGACGAACGCGTCCTACCGCTTCGAGCGCGGCGTAGACCCGAACGGCGCCGTCCGTGCAGCAGCCCGGGCCGCTGCGTTGATCGCAGAGTTGGCAGGCGGGAAAATCGTCCCCGGCATCGTGGACGCTTACCCCGCGCCTATCGAACCGAAGAAAATCGCGCTGCGACCGGCACGCGTCACCCAGGTTCTCGGTGTCGAGATCGACACGGACGAGATCGTGCGGCTGTTAACAGCCATTGGCATCGAGGTAAACGACGATGCAGGCACCACGCTCGCGGCGTTTGCCGAGGGCGTTTTGCTAGGTGAGACGCCCGCCGCAGCCGCCGAGTCGGCGGACGACGCGGCGCTCCGCTGCACCATCCCGACGTTCCGCCCCGACATCGAGCGCGAGATCGACCTCATCGAGGAGGTAGCGCGACTCTACGGCTACGACAATATCCCGCAGCCGGGCCGCACGATGGTGCCGCTTCGCCCGCAGGCGCTCGCGCCGAGCCTCGCGCTGCGCCACCGCACGCTCCAGCACCTCGTCGGGCTGGGCTTCCGCGAGGTCTACTCCAACTCGCTGCTGCCCAACGCGGTCGCGGAGCAATTCGCCGCCGAGACGCTCGTGGGCGAGCCGTGGGCCGTCGCGGCGACGCTCAACCCGCAGTCGGAGGAGATGGCGGTGCTGCGCCCGAGCTTGCTGCCGGGCCTGCTCACGGCGATGGCGTACAACCAGAACCGCGGCGCGGGCGCGCTTCGCCTCGCCGAATTCGGCCACGTGTACGGCCGCACCGCCGATGCCGCGCGCACGGCCGAGTCCCCGGTGGAAGGCTACCGCGAGCGCACGAACCTCATCATCGGCATGAGCGGGCGCGTGCAGGAAGCAGGCTGGGACCAGAGCGCTCGCGCCGTCGACTTCTATGACGTGAAGGGCGTCGTGGCGCACGTCCTCGACAGCCTTGGGCTTCCGCTCGACAGCACCAGCGTATTCACCGAAGCCGTCACGACCGGCGACGCATTGCTCGCATACCGCCTCGACGTGAAGCTACCGGGGCGTGGCGGGGGCGTCGTCGTCGGCACCATTGCGCGAGTGTCGGACACACTCATGGAGCAGTATGCGCTCCAGCAACCCGTCTTCTTCGCCGAGCTCGACTGGGACGCGCTCGTTCAGCGCGCGGCGAAGCGCCTCGGCGGTCGCTACGAGCCCATCAGCCGCTTCCCCGTTGTCGAGCGCGATCTCGCCGTGGCTGTGGCGTCGGGCGAGCCCGTCGGGCCGATGCTCCAGACGGTGCGCAAGGCCGGCGGCAAGCTGCTCCAGGATGCCCGCGTGTTCGACCTCTACGAAGGTGACCGCATCGAAGCCGGGCAGAAGTCGGTCGCCTTCGCGCTGCGCTTCGGCGCCGACCGCACGCTCACTGACAAGCAGGTCGACAAACAGATGAAGGGCATTCTGAAGCAACTCACCCGCGAGCACAGCGCGACGCTGCGGGGCTAG
- the infC gene encoding translation initiation factor IF-3: MNDRIRANRVRVVDPQGEHGIYDLDRALELAQRRGLDLVEIAPNADPPVCKIMDFGKYRYEQQKKIKEQRKKQARQGELKEVRFRPNTDDHDFGFKTKHAREFLEEGNKVKAWVQFRGRDIIYKDRGLDLLARFIEELQDVAKVDQAPQMEGRRMTLLLSPDSKKK; encoded by the coding sequence GTGAACGACCGCATCCGCGCCAACCGCGTGCGCGTCGTCGACCCCCAAGGCGAGCACGGCATCTACGACCTCGACCGTGCCCTGGAGCTCGCGCAGCGCCGCGGCCTCGACCTCGTCGAGATCGCCCCGAACGCGGACCCGCCCGTGTGCAAGATCATGGACTTCGGGAAATACCGCTACGAGCAGCAGAAGAAGATCAAGGAGCAGCGCAAGAAGCAGGCGCGCCAGGGCGAGCTGAAGGAGGTACGCTTCCGCCCCAACACGGACGACCACGACTTTGGCTTCAAGACGAAGCACGCCCGCGAATTCCTCGAAGAGGGCAACAAGGTGAAGGCGTGGGTGCAGTTCCGCGGCCGCGACATCATCTACAAGGACCGCGGCCTCGATCTGCTCGCACGCTTCATCGAGGAGTTGCAGGACGTCGCGAAGGTGGACCAGGCCCCGCAGATGGAGGGCCGCCGCATGACGCTGCTGCTCTCGCCCGACAGCAAGAAGAAGTAG
- the pheS gene encoding phenylalanine--tRNA ligase subunit alpha encodes MSTAPDNLPDALIAALHDEIAAADLVSNPETAADAIEAARVDWLGRKSGRVTALFGRMKDVAPEGRRAFGQQLNGLKQAAEAKLAEAQDALKAAEQAAGALDAKGRRLDLTLPGRFPAPHGSIHPLTQTRMEIEAIFAGFGFGVAEGPEIEDDWHNFSALNFGPEHPARDMQDTFFVDAPPPNGPGTVLRTHTSPVQVRVMEHAVTKGTGPPIRMIAPGRVFRNERITYKSYCLFHQVEGLVVDESVTFADLKEILVRFAEALFGGDVRMRFRPSFFPFTEPSAEVDIWWADDSLPGGGRWMEILGCGMVDPNVLTNVGIDAERYTGYAFGMGIERMCMLKHGIGDIRLFYENDVRFLQQF; translated from the coding sequence ATGTCCACCGCTCCCGACAACTTGCCCGACGCGCTGATCGCGGCGCTCCACGACGAGATTGCCGCCGCTGACCTCGTCTCCAACCCAGAGACCGCCGCCGATGCCATCGAAGCTGCGCGCGTCGACTGGCTGGGGCGCAAGAGCGGGCGCGTGACGGCGCTCTTCGGGCGCATGAAGGACGTCGCGCCGGAGGGCCGCCGAGCGTTCGGCCAGCAGCTCAACGGGCTCAAGCAGGCCGCCGAGGCCAAGCTCGCCGAGGCGCAGGACGCGCTCAAGGCGGCCGAGCAAGCCGCTGGCGCCCTGGATGCCAAAGGAAGACGCCTCGACTTGACCCTGCCGGGCCGCTTCCCTGCGCCGCATGGCTCGATCCACCCGCTCACGCAGACGCGTATGGAGATTGAGGCCATCTTCGCAGGCTTCGGCTTCGGCGTCGCCGAGGGCCCCGAGATCGAGGACGACTGGCACAACTTCTCCGCGCTCAACTTCGGCCCAGAGCATCCGGCGCGGGACATGCAGGACACGTTCTTCGTCGACGCTCCGCCGCCGAACGGCCCCGGCACGGTCCTCCGCACCCACACGTCGCCCGTGCAGGTGCGCGTCATGGAGCACGCCGTCACGAAGGGTACGGGGCCGCCGATCCGCATGATCGCGCCGGGCCGCGTCTTCCGCAACGAGCGCATCACCTACAAGTCGTACTGCCTCTTCCACCAGGTCGAGGGCCTCGTGGTCGACGAGAGCGTGACCTTCGCCGACCTCAAGGAGATCCTCGTGCGCTTCGCCGAGGCGCTCTTCGGTGGCGACGTGCGCATGCGCTTTCGCCCGAGCTTCTTCCCCTTCACCGAGCCGAGCGCGGAGGTTGACATTTGGTGGGCCGACGACAGCCTCCCCGGCGGCGGCCGCTGGATGGAGATCCTCGGCTGCGGCATGGTCGACCCCAACGTGCTCACCAACGTCGGCATCGACGCCGAGCGTTATACCGGCTACGCCTTCGGCATGGGCATCGAACGGATGTGCATGCTCAAGCACGGCATCGGCGACATCCGGCTCTTCTACGAGAACGACGTGCGCTTCTTGCAGCAGTTTTAG
- the rpmI gene encoding 50S ribosomal protein L35: MPKMKSNSGAKKRFSLTGTGRVKRKKAFKSHILTKKSPKRKRNLRETTLVSPADEPRVKRMITG; encoded by the coding sequence ATGCCGAAGATGAAGTCCAACAGTGGAGCGAAGAAGCGTTTCTCGCTGACCGGCACCGGCCGCGTCAAGCGCAAGAAAGCCTTCAAGTCCCACATCCTCACCAAGAAGTCGCCCAAGCGCAAGCGGAATCTCCGCGAGACGACCCTCGTGTCGCCCGCCGACGAGCCCCGCGTCAAGCGCATGATCACCGGCTAA